The genomic segment TTGCTAGTTTTTCCTGTTCTTCAGCGAGTTTTTTACTCATTTCTTTTTCCCGAATTAGTTGGGCTTTTTCTTGTTGCAATTTAGCAATTTCTTCTTCTTGTTCATTTCTGTTTTGTCGTCGAATAAATCCGGCTAAATAATCATGCACCAGTTGATAAAATTCCCCTGTTGGGCTAACATCTCGATAAACTAAGCCAGATTTTTCTAAAATATAAAGAATGATATCTAAGCAGTTTAAGACCTGCTCTGGATTTAATTTTTGTTTTAACTCTTCAATTAATTCTGTTCTGGTTTTCAAGGGACGAGTATCATTTTCATCCGTTAAGGCATATAAAACGAAACGCGCCATTGCTTCATTTTCCGGGCCACAATCTTGAATGACTTCTTCTAAAAATCGTTCGACTAATTTTTGTTTGGGGCCTTGTTGTTGATAAGCTTCTAAGGTGGTAATATTTTCAGCTTGGAGTTGAGTCCCAACAACTTGCAATTCTATCGGACGGATTTCTCCCCTATCTCCTGCTAAATCTTGAACTAAGGCTTGAATTAAGGCATCTTCTAAATAAAAATGGGCGCGATCCGTTAAACTTTTGATCACGTTATAAGCTTCTGTCTCGCTAAAATTTCCTAAATAAAACAAAATGTCTTTACTTAAAATATCATTATTAATGGCTTCTAAATTAACTTGACGGCTTCCTTCTAGTAAATAATGTAAATAATCTTCCCTCAAGGAAATAATGACTTTTACAAAGGGGAGATTTAAAGCATCTTTTAAAAATTCAAAAAATAGCTTTTGATTATTGGGAGACTGGACAAAAAACAATTCTTCAAATTGATCAAAAATCAAAACAGTCAATAAATTTTGTCTGCCATTTTCTTGGAGTTTTTCAATAACTTTTGTTAAAATAATGGTATAATTTTGAGGTTCTAGTTGTGTCTCTGCGTCATTGAAATCAGTATCTAAAATTAAAGGAACAGCAGGATTTAAATCCTCTAAGTCCTGCTTCATGATTTTCTCCTCTAACTCAATAATAAAAGAATTATAGGTTTTAATAATAATTGGGATACTAATGCGAGCATCAATAATTTTTCGGAGTACGGCGGGAACTAATCCGGCTCTCAAAATCGAACTTTTTCCCACTCCTGATTGACCATAAATAACGGTTAATTTATGATAGTTACTCGCCATGCGTTTTAACAGATAGTTAATTGCTTCTTCCCGTCCTGAAGCGGTGATTTCATCGGTAAAATTGTCGGTAAATTGGCTGGGATCTAACGTTGAAGTAACCGCTTGTTTCCGAGGTTGTAATCGTCCGGCTCCGACAAAGGCGGTATAACCATAAGCACTGGATTGATTGCGATATTCCTCTTTAATTTGAAATGCTTCTTGATAATCTCCCCTTTCAAAATAAAGGTGACTTAAGGTTTGTAAAATATACAAATACAATCGGATCAAACTCACCGTTAACAAAGTCGTTTTAATGGTTTGAGCCGATGTTTTTAAGGTTTCAATCGCTTCTAATTTTAATCCTTGCTGTTCAAAAGCTCTTGCCAATACAAATAAACAAAAACTTTTGATAACTGGAATGCAAGGATTATCGGGATTTTTTCGAGACTCTAGAACCAAAATTTCTAAGGAAACAGACGCTAATTCTTGAGTATTATTCCAATCCTGATCCGCCAGGGCAACAAAAGCGAGAAATCCATAATCCTGGGCGAGTTGAATGAGGAAACGATCTCCTAATTTTTGATGTAATTTTCGTCCTTTTAAAGCTAAATTACGCAGACTTTTCCAATCCTGCAAATGGATTAAGGTTTCTCCAATCTTATTTAAAAATATAGCGACTAAATCAGGTTTTTGAGCATCTTCAAATCGTTTAACACACTGTTGAAAACAATCCCTTGCTTGCTTCCATTCTCGTTCCCCATTGCGATGACGATGTTGTTCTGCTAAATAACACCAACATAAGCCTATCTCAAACCAGATTAATCCTTGCCAGAGAAGGAAATTATCAGCAGTATCAGAAGAATTAATTAACTCCTGTAAAGACTTGCCATGCTGCGTTTCTAGGGCTAACTGCTGAGGATATTGTTGCCAAAATCTTAAGGCTTGTTGATACTGTTGCAGAGCCAGAGGAATGTGTTGTTGGGAATAAAAATAGCGACCATAAATCCATTTTAACTTCGCTTCTAATGATTGATCAATCGTAATTTCTCGCTTTTTTAAATCTTGATAAGCCGCCTGAAGTTCTGTTCCTGATTCTGAGCCTAAAATAGCAGCAGTAGGTAAAAATCCTTCTGCACCTGCGGCGAGAACTTTGGCAAAGACTAAGGATGATCTTTCCTCTAAAAACCGAATTAATTCATCGGAACTTAGCAAAAATTCATAGGTTGTTGCCCAACTGGTAAAATCCGGTGCATTGCGATTCAGTTTTTTCCATAATTTATCATTAATCCATAACACGATTGGAAAAGGGAAATTACGAAAAGCTTCTCTTCCTAAATTCGCCGAATGTAAAACTAAATCTATTGCAACAACCGATTCTAATCCATAAACCATTAATACGGAAGGATAATTCGATTCTACTTCAGTTTTAATCGAACCATATAAGGTTTGACTTGTTGGAGAAAGTTGGAATTCATCGATGAGAAGGGAAGATTCTTGTTTAAGTTGAGTAACAATTTGTTTCCGTAAACTTTCATAATTACACCGTACCAGCAATAAAGAAAAACTCCCTTGCATTTTCGCCAATGCTCGACCCAAGGTATGAATTTGCTGATGATTATGGCTAATA from the Planktothrix tepida PCC 9214 genome contains:
- a CDS encoding nSTAND1 domain-containing NTPase, which translates into the protein MALYPVNDIISHNHQQIHTLGRALAKMQGSFSLLLVRCNYESLRKQIVTQLKQESSLLIDEFQLSPTSQTLYGSIKTEVESNYPSVLMVYGLESVVAIDLVLHSANLGREAFRNFPFPIVLWINDKLWKKLNRNAPDFTSWATTYEFLLSSDELIRFLEERSSLVFAKVLAAGAEGFLPTAAILGSESGTELQAAYQDLKKREITIDQSLEAKLKWIYGRYFYSQQHIPLALQQYQQALRFWQQYPQQLALETQHGKSLQELINSSDTADNFLLWQGLIWFEIGLCWCYLAEQHRHRNGEREWKQARDCFQQCVKRFEDAQKPDLVAIFLNKIGETLIHLQDWKSLRNLALKGRKLHQKLGDRFLIQLAQDYGFLAFVALADQDWNNTQELASVSLEILVLESRKNPDNPCIPVIKSFCLFVLARAFEQQGLKLEAIETLKTSAQTIKTTLLTVSLIRLYLYILQTLSHLYFERGDYQEAFQIKEEYRNQSSAYGYTAFVGAGRLQPRKQAVTSTLDPSQFTDNFTDEITASGREEAINYLLKRMASNYHKLTVIYGQSGVGKSSILRAGLVPAVLRKIIDARISIPIIIKTYNSFIIELEEKIMKQDLEDLNPAVPLILDTDFNDAETQLEPQNYTIILTKVIEKLQENGRQNLLTVLIFDQFEELFFVQSPNNQKLFFEFLKDALNLPFVKVIISLREDYLHYLLEGSRQVNLEAINNDILSKDILFYLGNFSETEAYNVIKSLTDRAHFYLEDALIQALVQDLAGDRGEIRPIELQVVGTQLQAENITTLEAYQQQGPKQKLVERFLEEVIQDCGPENEAMARFVLYALTDENDTRPLKTRTELIEELKQKLNPEQVLNCLDIILYILEKSGLVYRDVSPTGEFYQLVHDYLAGFIRRQNRNEQEEEIAKLQQEKAQLIREKEMSKKLAEEQEKLAKEREKVVEEQEKRHKAEEKNRRLERFLGLIIGTVVIGVAGMFYFNAQNQVKARIQALTSAKDALLLADQQDQLGVLTTTVQIGQNTLETKASEATKTEIAQGLMQMISRIQERNRLEGHQGTILGVNFSPDGKRIATASSDRTLKIWSLDGKLLTKPGQFPHTSPIKSVRYSPDGKIIATTTASVDDPNQNQVLLWTENGTPIPHRLMKHQEVINSISFSYDGKKLVTSSNDKTVKVWALDGTLLREFKGHKDRVFDAEFSPDGQKIASCSKDGELKIWSIDGTLIHSIKAHNQPVYDLDFSPDGKLIVSASGDRTLKLWNAETGVEIKVPLKGHNDDVLSVNFSPDGQFLVSGSRDRTVKLWNLKGILLKTFTGHRDDVWGVEFSPDGQTLVSVSADTTARLWDRSRDPLNTTLQGHTGRVWSVSFSPDNQILATGSEDKTVKLWGYQKPLQYSSKPFLTLQHPSKVNWVSFSPNSQEIATASEDKILRVWRKDGQLLQTLSGHTQAVKAVTFSPDGQTLASASEDKTVKLWDKQGKLITTLPHQDAVWDVRFSPDGKTLATSASTLKPTNQPPANGVTLWTKQGKQWQPTSKLPAENPVTTLSFLGNSQQLAVAVNDQVTLWELNDKKSHSSCPLGHHATVQSLSYYFQGQILATASDDKKVRLWQINDRLWDLSNCNGIEPLMVLEQNDFVNNISFSSGDAPLLAIAKDNGTVILWSLANLDLHHQMEQSCTWLHDYLTTNSTQLQEQNRNLCNYPVNTDSSRANGINK